From one Nocardioides sp. Kera G14 genomic stretch:
- a CDS encoding MFS transporter: protein MPDDYVPNPRRWRALTVSLVIGFMALLDVSVVNLALPSMQRGLHVSTGTVQWVVSGYTLAFGLTLVAGGRLGDAYGRRRLMLVGLVGFIATSAAVGLAPNITVLIAARLAQGATAGLLTPQNSGLIQHLFRGPERARAFGFFGLTVSASSAIGPVLGGLILAVAGEEHGWRYLFLINVPIGLVALVLVARLIPQRSVRSGGSSIDVVGALLLGLLVLTVLYPVVSLETGADLRLLLLLLAPVFATAFIRWERRTVRSGRAPLLDIALLRRVSGYASGLVIGGLYFTGYTGLILVLSFFLQDERGLSPLQTGLLLAPNAAAAALSASLSGRAVSVIGRRVTVAALSVMLIGMGLVALLAPGHGTVDVVLLVAALVVAGLGSGAVVSPNMTLTLADVPPRMGGAAGGAVQTSQRIGASVGSALVMTTFSLGAAHVSSAAALRLAMGVGLVLLAASLTMAVRDLRRSRG from the coding sequence ATGCCGGACGACTACGTGCCCAACCCGCGGCGCTGGCGTGCACTGACCGTCTCGCTGGTGATCGGCTTCATGGCGCTCCTCGACGTCTCCGTGGTCAACCTGGCGCTGCCCTCGATGCAGCGGGGGCTCCACGTCTCGACCGGGACGGTGCAGTGGGTGGTCTCCGGTTACACCCTCGCCTTCGGCCTCACGCTGGTGGCCGGCGGACGCCTGGGTGACGCCTATGGCCGGCGACGCCTGATGCTGGTCGGGCTGGTCGGCTTCATCGCGACGAGCGCGGCTGTGGGGCTCGCGCCGAACATCACCGTCCTCATCGCCGCTCGGCTGGCGCAGGGAGCGACGGCGGGCCTGCTCACCCCACAGAACTCGGGCCTCATCCAGCATCTCTTCCGCGGCCCGGAGCGGGCCCGGGCCTTCGGCTTCTTCGGCCTCACCGTCTCTGCCTCCTCGGCGATCGGGCCGGTGCTCGGTGGCCTGATCCTTGCTGTGGCCGGGGAGGAGCACGGGTGGCGCTACCTGTTCCTGATCAACGTGCCGATCGGCCTGGTCGCGCTCGTGCTCGTCGCTCGTCTGATCCCGCAACGCAGCGTGCGCAGTGGGGGGTCCAGCATCGACGTCGTCGGGGCGCTGCTGCTCGGCCTGCTGGTACTGACGGTGCTCTACCCGGTGGTGAGCCTGGAGACCGGCGCCGACCTCCGGCTGCTCCTGCTGCTCCTCGCCCCTGTCTTCGCCACTGCCTTCATCCGGTGGGAGCGACGTACGGTCCGCTCGGGTCGTGCGCCGCTGCTCGACATCGCACTGCTGCGTCGGGTCTCGGGCTACGCCAGCGGCCTGGTCATCGGCGGGCTGTACTTCACCGGCTACACCGGCCTCATCCTCGTGCTGTCGTTCTTCCTGCAGGACGAGCGTGGGTTGAGCCCGCTCCAGACCGGCCTGCTGCTCGCACCCAATGCCGCGGCGGCCGCCCTCTCCGCCTCGCTCTCGGGCCGGGCGGTCAGCGTCATCGGCCGCCGGGTGACGGTCGCCGCACTCTCCGTGATGCTCATCGGCATGGGCCTCGTGGCGTTGCTGGCCCCCGGGCACGGCACAGTCGACGTCGTGCTGCTGGTGGCCGCGCTGGTGGTCGCCGGGCTCGGCAGCGGCGCCGTGGTCTCCCCGAACATGACGCTGACGCTCGCCGACGTCCCGCCCCGCATGGGCGGTGCCGCAGGCGGTGCGGTGCAGACGAGCCAGCGCATCGGCGCCTCGGTGGGCTCCGCGCTGGTGATGACGACCTTCTCGCTCGGCGCGGCCCATGTCTCGTCGGCCGCCGCGCTCCGGCTCGCGATGGGCGTCGGTCTCGTGCTGCTCGCCGCCTCGCTCACGATGGCGGTGCGCGACCTGCGTCGCTCGCGCGGCTGA
- a CDS encoding amino acid ABC transporter permease: protein MIHLAVAGLAREVEVESKSHLVLHSLWPIVRGALLGTIPLSLISFALGLAIALGIALMRISKNRLLQWLGRTYVSIIRGTPLLVQLFIIFFGLPNLGLTLSPWPSAIIAFSLNVGGYAAEVIRAAILSVPKGQREAAYTIGLSSTQTLTRIVLPQAMRVAVPPLSNTFISLVKDTSLAAIVLVTELTREAQKIAYSTSEFLLLYSEAAVVYWVICTLLSFGQDKLERRLERGVAI, encoded by the coding sequence GTGATCCACCTGGCGGTCGCCGGCCTCGCGAGGGAGGTGGAGGTGGAGAGCAAGAGCCACCTCGTCCTCCACTCGCTGTGGCCGATCGTGCGAGGAGCGCTGCTCGGGACCATCCCGCTGTCGCTGATCTCGTTCGCCCTCGGGCTGGCGATCGCCCTCGGGATCGCGCTGATGCGGATCTCGAAGAACCGACTGCTGCAGTGGCTCGGCCGGACCTACGTCTCGATCATCCGGGGCACTCCCCTGCTGGTGCAGCTCTTCATCATCTTCTTCGGTCTGCCCAACCTAGGGCTGACCCTCTCACCGTGGCCCAGCGCGATCATCGCGTTCTCGCTGAACGTCGGCGGGTATGCGGCCGAGGTGATCCGCGCGGCGATCCTCTCGGTTCCCAAGGGACAGCGGGAGGCGGCGTACACCATCGGCCTGAGCTCCACCCAGACCCTGACCCGGATCGTGCTGCCCCAGGCGATGCGGGTGGCGGTGCCGCCGCTGTCGAACACCTTCATCTCGCTCGTCAAGGACACCTCGCTCGCGGCCATCGTCCTGGTGACCGAGCTGACGAGGGAGGCACAGAAGATCGCCTACTCGACGAGCGAGTTCCTCCTGCTCTACTCCGAGGCCGCCGTCGTCTACTGGGTGATCTGCACCCTCCTGTCCTTCGGGCAGGACAAGCTGGAGAGGAGGCTGGAGCGTGGAGTCGCAATCTGA
- a CDS encoding amino acid ABC transporter ATP-binding protein encodes MLEARGLHKRFGDNEVLKGIDLTVHRGEVVVLLGPSGSGKTTVLRSLNGLETPDAGVVRVPGVVEIDFSHPLPDAVRFRLRDQSAMVFQQHQLFAHKTVLENVIEGPVQVQKVPRPVAEAAARELLARVGLVGKEDAYPHELSGGQQQRVGIVRALALKPRLILFDEPTSSLDPELVGEVLSVIRGLAAEGWTMVIVTHELGFARQVASHVVFFDGGVVVESGAPEEVLDNPSHPRTQQFLDRILKH; translated from the coding sequence GTGCTCGAGGCCCGTGGCCTGCACAAGCGCTTCGGCGACAACGAGGTGCTCAAGGGCATCGACCTGACCGTCCACCGCGGCGAGGTCGTCGTGCTGCTCGGCCCGTCAGGCTCGGGCAAGACCACGGTGCTCCGCTCGCTCAACGGGCTCGAGACGCCCGACGCCGGCGTGGTGCGGGTGCCGGGCGTCGTCGAGATCGACTTCTCCCATCCGCTGCCCGATGCCGTCCGCTTCCGGCTGCGCGACCAGTCGGCGATGGTCTTCCAGCAGCACCAGCTCTTCGCCCACAAGACGGTGCTCGAGAACGTCATCGAAGGCCCCGTGCAGGTGCAGAAGGTTCCTCGTCCTGTTGCCGAGGCGGCGGCTCGCGAGCTGCTCGCTCGCGTCGGACTGGTCGGCAAGGAGGACGCCTACCCGCACGAGCTCTCCGGCGGTCAGCAGCAGCGCGTCGGCATCGTGCGGGCGCTCGCGCTCAAGCCGCGACTGATCCTCTTCGACGAGCCGACGTCCTCACTCGACCCCGAGCTCGTGGGCGAGGTCCTCTCGGTCATCCGCGGCCTCGCCGCCGAGGGCTGGACGATGGTCATCGTCACGCACGAGCTCGGCTTCGCCCGTCAGGTTGCCAGCCACGTGGTCTTCTTCGACGGCGGCGTGGTCGTCGAGTCCGGCGCTCCGGAAGAGGTGCTGGACAACCCGTCACACCCGCGGACGCAGCAGTTCCTGGACCGGATCCTCAAGCACTGA
- the purD gene encoding phosphoribosylamine--glycine ligase: MKILVIGTGGREHALALKLQRDGHEVHAAPGNPGIGEVATLHAVDPMNPVGVAELARSIRAELVVVGPEAPLVAGVADAVRDAGVRVFGPGREAARLEGSKAFSKSVMEAAGVPTARAIVARSREEAAAALDELGAPYVVKDDALAAGKGVVVTNDRDEALAHADTCDRVVIEEFLAGPEVSLFVLCDGSTGRPLQPAQDFKRIFDGGRGANTGGMGSYSPLPWADPTLADVVMEQVVQPTLDEMARRGAPFVGCLYVGLALTDKGPRVIEFNVRFGDPDIQPVLALLESDLGELLLAAATGRLADVPAPTFASGAAVTVVLASAGYPESSSSGDVIQGVDRAAAIRNVDVIHAGTKLVDHSHADEPDHWHLVTAGGRVLAVRATGYDIDDARARAYQAADLITFPGLQRRSDIAAEPLGVVEGAAVLGD; this comes from the coding sequence GTGAAGATCCTCGTCATCGGCACCGGCGGCCGTGAGCACGCGCTCGCCCTCAAGCTCCAGCGCGACGGCCACGAGGTCCACGCCGCGCCCGGCAACCCCGGTATCGGGGAGGTCGCCACGCTGCACGCCGTCGACCCGATGAACCCGGTCGGCGTCGCCGAGCTGGCTCGGTCGATCCGGGCCGAGCTGGTCGTGGTCGGGCCCGAGGCGCCACTCGTGGCCGGTGTCGCCGACGCCGTCCGTGACGCCGGTGTCCGTGTCTTCGGACCGGGCCGGGAGGCCGCGCGGCTCGAAGGCTCCAAGGCTTTCAGCAAGTCCGTGATGGAGGCGGCGGGCGTGCCGACCGCCCGCGCGATCGTCGCCCGCTCGCGCGAGGAGGCGGCTGCCGCGCTGGACGAGCTCGGGGCGCCGTACGTCGTCAAGGATGACGCGCTCGCCGCCGGCAAGGGCGTCGTGGTGACCAACGACCGCGACGAGGCGCTCGCCCACGCCGACACCTGTGACCGCGTGGTGATCGAGGAGTTCCTCGCCGGCCCCGAGGTCTCGCTCTTCGTGCTCTGCGACGGCTCGACCGGACGGCCGCTGCAGCCGGCGCAGGACTTCAAGCGGATCTTCGACGGCGGCCGTGGTGCCAACACCGGCGGTATGGGCTCCTACTCGCCGCTGCCGTGGGCCGACCCGACGCTGGCCGACGTGGTGATGGAGCAGGTCGTCCAGCCCACGCTCGACGAGATGGCCCGCCGTGGCGCGCCGTTCGTGGGCTGTCTCTATGTGGGCCTCGCCCTGACCGACAAGGGGCCGCGCGTCATCGAGTTCAACGTGCGCTTCGGAGACCCGGACATCCAGCCCGTGCTGGCGCTCCTGGAGTCCGACCTCGGTGAGCTGCTGCTCGCTGCCGCGACCGGGCGCCTCGCCGACGTACCCGCGCCCACGTTCGCCTCCGGTGCCGCGGTCACGGTCGTGCTCGCCTCCGCCGGCTATCCCGAGTCGTCCTCGAGCGGTGACGTGATCCAGGGCGTGGACCGCGCCGCGGCGATCCGCAACGTCGATGTGATCCACGCCGGCACGAAGCTCGTCGACCACTCACACGCCGATGAGCCCGACCACTGGCATCTCGTCACCGCGGGTGGCCGGGTCCTCGCCGTACGCGCCACCGGCTACGACATCGACGACGCCCGTGCCCGGGCCTACCAGGCGGCGGACCTGATCACCTTCCCCGGACTGCAGAGGCGCTCGGACATCGCCGCCGAGCCGCTCGGAGTCGTGGAAGGTGCAGCGGTTCTGGGAGACTGA
- a CDS encoding Gfo/Idh/MocA family protein: protein MTATPVRWGILATGKIAHQFAADLLLVPDARLVAVGSRSLEKAQAFADQYADHGPVRAHGSYEDLVSDEDVDVVYIATPHALHLDDTKLALEAGKHVLCEKPLTLRTSDAEELFALAAKQERLLMEAMWTACHPTIHALAARLKKGEFGTPRHLHAELGFVVPPDPTSRMLDPRLGAGALLDMGIYPLTFAHLMLGEAEQLTGLADVVHTEHGDYDNSIVMTGRYPGGALATMVASMTSWSSRRAAIATDQGRIDVDDFHHPSRVTFTPNTAKAEWTDPDDAAGAPVLIEPETAVIGRGYAHEAIEVNACLQAGRTESSQVPSQQTLTIMRQMDALREETGIVYPEA, encoded by the coding sequence ATGACCGCGACACCCGTGCGATGGGGGATCCTCGCCACCGGCAAGATCGCCCACCAGTTCGCCGCCGACCTGCTCCTCGTCCCGGATGCGCGCCTTGTCGCGGTCGGCTCCCGGAGCCTGGAGAAGGCGCAGGCCTTCGCCGATCAGTACGCCGACCACGGCCCGGTGCGCGCCCACGGCTCCTACGAGGACCTGGTCAGCGACGAGGACGTCGACGTGGTCTACATCGCGACCCCGCATGCCCTCCATCTCGATGACACGAAGCTCGCGCTCGAGGCTGGCAAGCACGTCCTCTGCGAGAAGCCCCTCACCCTCCGGACATCTGACGCCGAGGAGCTCTTCGCCCTCGCGGCCAAGCAGGAACGCCTCCTCATGGAGGCGATGTGGACCGCCTGTCACCCGACGATCCATGCTCTGGCTGCCCGCCTGAAGAAGGGGGAGTTCGGCACCCCACGTCACCTCCACGCCGAGCTCGGCTTCGTCGTGCCGCCCGACCCGACGAGCCGGATGCTCGACCCCCGACTGGGCGCAGGAGCCCTGCTGGACATGGGGATCTACCCGTTGACCTTCGCGCACCTCATGCTCGGCGAGGCCGAGCAGCTCACCGGGCTCGCCGACGTGGTCCACACCGAGCACGGCGACTACGACAACAGCATCGTGATGACCGGCCGCTATCCGGGCGGCGCCCTCGCGACGATGGTCGCGAGCATGACCTCCTGGTCGAGCCGCCGCGCCGCGATCGCCACGGATCAGGGGAGGATCGACGTCGACGACTTCCACCACCCGAGCCGTGTCACCTTCACGCCGAACACCGCGAAGGCGGAGTGGACCGACCCCGATGACGCTGCCGGCGCTCCGGTCCTGATCGAGCCCGAGACTGCGGTGATCGGCCGCGGCTACGCCCACGAGGCGATCGAGGTCAACGCCTGCCTCCAGGCCGGAAGGACCGAGAGCAGCCAGGTACCCAGTCAGCAGACGCTGACGATCATGCGACAGATGGACGCGCTCCGTGAGGAGACCGGCATCGTCTATCCCGAGGCATGA
- a CDS encoding MFS transporter — MTTVVTPPRAPVTRGWTTLFSLIWLGVWLAWLVPIQLALPDQLSDLVPEHKVLAFGLINGVGGLVSIFALPVFGALCDRTRSRLGRRHVWTAAGVAVFVVGLVLCGAAGSVVVLGAGWVVVTLGYTMINAGLTAVIADEVPESQRGLVSAAIYGPQAVGIIVGLVIVSGLSTSPRYLVTALLLLAFALPYLLRHRDLSPLPSGSSLSWRAVAAGLWISPRTHPDFAWGFGGRLLVNTSNALGTTELFFFLKDGLGQSESDANQSLIVLTLVYLVFTLTATYAGGLLSDRTGRRRFFVALAVVLQAVAGFLLAFWPSMGTAVVTSALTGAGYGMFMAVDQALITAVLPDAADRAKDLGIMNIGSVGPQAFGPLVAVGLITVGGYGWLFGMAGVLAVVGALMVYRIKSVP, encoded by the coding sequence ATGACCACCGTCGTGACGCCTCCTCGGGCCCCGGTGACGCGTGGCTGGACGACGCTCTTCAGCCTGATCTGGCTGGGCGTCTGGCTCGCCTGGTTGGTGCCGATCCAACTGGCACTGCCGGATCAGCTGTCCGATCTGGTGCCGGAGCACAAGGTGCTCGCCTTCGGGCTGATCAACGGTGTCGGCGGACTGGTGTCGATCTTCGCGCTGCCGGTCTTCGGGGCCCTGTGTGACAGGACGCGGTCGCGGCTCGGGCGGCGTCATGTCTGGACTGCGGCCGGTGTCGCGGTCTTCGTCGTCGGCCTGGTGCTGTGTGGTGCTGCCGGCTCCGTGGTGGTGCTCGGCGCCGGGTGGGTCGTGGTGACGCTCGGTTACACGATGATCAACGCGGGCCTGACCGCGGTGATCGCCGACGAGGTGCCCGAATCCCAACGAGGACTGGTCTCTGCGGCGATCTACGGTCCGCAGGCGGTCGGCATCATCGTCGGGCTGGTGATCGTGTCTGGGTTGTCGACGTCTCCGCGCTACCTCGTGACGGCACTGCTCCTGCTGGCCTTTGCGCTGCCGTACCTCCTGCGTCACCGCGACCTCTCGCCCCTGCCGTCGGGCTCGTCGCTGTCGTGGCGGGCGGTCGCGGCCGGACTGTGGATCTCACCGCGCACGCATCCCGACTTCGCGTGGGGCTTCGGCGGCCGCCTGCTGGTCAACACGTCGAACGCACTCGGCACGACGGAGCTCTTCTTCTTCCTCAAGGACGGACTCGGGCAGTCGGAGTCCGATGCCAACCAGTCCTTGATCGTCCTGACGCTGGTCTACCTCGTCTTCACCCTCACGGCGACGTACGCCGGCGGCCTGCTCTCCGACCGGACCGGCCGTCGTCGGTTCTTCGTCGCGCTGGCCGTGGTGCTGCAGGCCGTCGCCGGTTTCCTCCTGGCCTTCTGGCCCTCGATGGGGACCGCGGTCGTGACCTCGGCCCTGACCGGTGCGGGCTACGGGATGTTCATGGCGGTCGACCAGGCGCTCATCACCGCCGTGCTTCCCGATGCGGCCGATCGCGCCAAGGACCTCGGCATCATGAACATCGGCTCCGTCGGTCCGCAGGCCTTCGGCCCGCTCGTCGCCGTCGGCCTGATCACCGTCGGCGGATACGGCTGGCTCTTCGGCATGGCCGGAGTGCTCGCCGTCGTGGGTGCGCTGATGGTCTACCGGATCAAGTCCGTGCCGTGA
- a CDS encoding NUDIX hydrolase — translation MAAEATGDGAGHLVITVAAVVFRDGAGRLLSVRKRGTSRFMLPGGKLEPGEAPVDTAVREIAEELGLRLYADRLVVLGEFESDAANEPGHLLRSTVFTWPDVIAHDAPQVAAEIEELRWATLEELESDPRTAPMTALNVIPLLR, via the coding sequence ATGGCGGCTGAGGCAACGGGTGACGGGGCCGGACACCTCGTGATCACAGTCGCGGCCGTCGTCTTCCGCGACGGTGCGGGCCGCCTGCTCTCGGTCCGCAAGCGGGGGACCAGTCGCTTCATGCTCCCCGGCGGCAAGCTCGAGCCCGGCGAGGCGCCGGTCGACACCGCGGTCCGCGAGATCGCGGAGGAGCTCGGCCTTCGGTTGTACGCCGACCGGCTGGTCGTCCTCGGCGAGTTCGAGTCCGACGCGGCCAATGAGCCGGGCCATCTTCTGCGCAGCACCGTCTTCACCTGGCCCGACGTGATCGCCCATGACGCACCTCAGGTCGCGGCCGAGATCGAGGAGCTTCGCTGGGCGACCCTCGAGGAGCTCGAGTCCGATCCGCGCACGGCACCGATGACCGCCCTCAACGTGATCCCACTGCTCCGCTGA
- a CDS encoding DUF421 domain-containing protein — protein MWNDLMHVQVSLADKVLRTVLVYAVLVIILRLVGKRDLAQINTFDLVVMLLLSNVVQNAIIGPDNSFLGGAIGAVVLVAANSVVVRLIRRHNRIARLFEGTPTTLVRDGEWDDRGMADEGLRRADVDAALRRQGANKVEEVKELTIEPGGSLVATLKPEYESATQADIARLEAKLDQLLRRLDS, from the coding sequence ATGTGGAACGACCTCATGCACGTCCAGGTGTCACTGGCCGACAAGGTGCTCCGGACCGTGCTCGTCTACGCCGTGCTCGTGATCATCCTGCGGCTGGTCGGGAAGCGCGATCTGGCGCAGATCAACACCTTCGACCTGGTCGTCATGCTGCTGCTCTCCAACGTCGTGCAGAACGCGATCATCGGCCCGGACAACTCCTTCCTCGGCGGGGCGATCGGCGCCGTCGTACTCGTCGCAGCGAACTCCGTCGTCGTACGACTCATCCGCCGACACAACCGGATCGCCCGCCTTTTCGAGGGTACGCCGACGACGCTGGTGCGCGACGGCGAGTGGGACGACCGCGGGATGGCCGATGAGGGTCTGCGGCGAGCCGACGTCGACGCGGCACTGCGGCGCCAAGGAGCCAACAAGGTCGAGGAGGTGAAGGAGCTGACCATCGAGCCCGGCGGCTCCCTCGTCGCCACGCTCAAGCCGGAGTACGAGAGCGCCACGCAGGCCGACATCGCACGACTGGAGGCCAAGCTCGACCAGCTGCTGCGACGTCTCGATTCCTGA
- a CDS encoding transporter substrate-binding domain-containing protein, whose protein sequence is MSDTVLSNTPGGNAGSSRSKTPWIIGGVIVVILAALVIWLVAKGGDDDKAGSGSSKLVVATEGTYAPFSYQENGKLTGYDIDVAKAVAKKAGLTFTFKQTQWDSIFAGIDAGRFDAVANEVTINDDRTAKYLMSTPYSVSTGVLVVAKDNTDITSFDDIKGHTAAQSLTSNWADEAKKAGAKIQPVNEWALAADAIATGRVDLAVNDKLAVLDYLKKNPDANIKIVATSPETMEQAFLLRKGKEADLEKINTALDALKSDGTLASIGEKYFGEDISK, encoded by the coding sequence ATGTCCGACACCGTCCTCTCCAACACCCCCGGCGGCAACGCCGGCTCGTCCCGGTCGAAGACGCCGTGGATCATCGGCGGCGTCATCGTCGTGATCCTCGCCGCCCTCGTGATCTGGTTGGTCGCGAAGGGTGGCGACGACGACAAGGCAGGCTCCGGCAGCAGCAAGCTCGTCGTTGCGACCGAAGGCACCTACGCCCCGTTCTCCTACCAGGAGAACGGCAAGCTCACCGGCTACGACATCGACGTGGCCAAGGCCGTCGCCAAGAAGGCGGGCCTGACGTTCACCTTCAAGCAGACCCAGTGGGATTCGATCTTCGCCGGCATCGACGCCGGCCGCTTCGACGCCGTCGCCAACGAGGTGACGATCAACGACGACCGCACGGCGAAGTACCTGATGTCGACGCCGTACTCCGTCTCGACCGGTGTCCTCGTCGTGGCCAAGGACAACACCGACATCACGTCCTTCGACGACATCAAGGGCCATACGGCCGCACAGTCGCTGACCAGCAACTGGGCCGACGAGGCCAAGAAGGCCGGCGCCAAGATCCAGCCGGTCAACGAGTGGGCGCTGGCCGCCGACGCGATCGCGACCGGCCGTGTCGACCTCGCGGTCAACGACAAGCTCGCCGTGCTGGACTACCTGAAGAAGAACCCCGACGCGAACATCAAGATCGTCGCCACGTCGCCGGAGACGATGGAGCAGGCCTTCCTGCTGCGCAAGGGCAAGGAGGCGGACCTCGAGAAGATCAACACGGCGCTCGACGCTCTGAAGTCTGACGGCACCCTGGCGTCGATCGGCGAGAAGTACTTCGGCGAGGACATCTCGAAGTGA
- a CDS encoding antibiotic biosynthesis monooxygenase family protein, which translates to MAVVKINAIKVPEGAGAELEKRFAARAGTVEKSPGFLGFQLLRPTAGDERYFVVTQWESEEAFAAWRDGSAAAAHAAPEGEAPRKPVATGADLLEFEVVLDVKPA; encoded by the coding sequence ATGGCAGTCGTGAAGATCAACGCGATCAAGGTCCCCGAAGGCGCTGGCGCCGAGCTCGAGAAGCGTTTCGCCGCGCGAGCCGGCACGGTCGAGAAGTCCCCGGGCTTCCTCGGCTTCCAGCTCCTGCGCCCCACGGCCGGCGACGAGCGCTACTTCGTCGTCACGCAGTGGGAGTCCGAGGAGGCCTTCGCCGCCTGGCGTGACGGGTCGGCCGCCGCCGCCCATGCGGCGCCCGAGGGTGAGGCCCCGCGCAAGCCTGTCGCGACCGGAGCGGACCTGCTCGAGTTCGAGGTCGTCCTCGACGTCAAGCCTGCCTGA
- the purB gene encoding adenylosuccinate lyase, whose product MPNNTVPNVLAGRYASEELAQIWSPEHKIVLERQLWIAVLKAQRDLGIDVPDGVIEAYEAVVSQVDLASIAAREKVTRHDVKARIEEFSSLAGHEHIHKGMTSRDLTENVEQLQILSSLQLVRGRAVAALARLARLAVEHETTVMAGRSHNVAAQATTLGKRFATVADEMLVAFQRLEELIARYPLRGIKGPMGTAQDMLDLLDGDADKLAALETSVAKHLGFEHVFTSVGQVYPRSLDFDVVAALVQLVSGPSNLTTTIRLMAGNEIVTEGFKEGQVGSSAMPHKMNSRSSERVNGLAVVLRGHLSMISELAGDQWNEGDVSDSVVRRVALPDAFFATDGLFETFLTILDEFGAFPAVIQRELDRYLPFLATTKVLMAAVKQGVGREVGHEAIKEAAVGTALDMRKGQAQNDVFERLAADGRLGLSLDELHALVKEPIEFTGAAVAQVQLVAYQVEEVAARYPDAATYTPGDIL is encoded by the coding sequence GTGCCGAACAACACCGTGCCCAACGTTCTCGCCGGTCGCTATGCCTCGGAGGAGCTCGCGCAGATCTGGAGCCCCGAGCACAAGATCGTGCTCGAGCGGCAGCTCTGGATCGCGGTGCTCAAGGCGCAGCGGGATCTGGGGATCGACGTCCCCGACGGTGTGATCGAGGCCTACGAGGCCGTCGTCTCGCAGGTGGACCTCGCGTCCATCGCCGCCCGCGAGAAGGTCACCCGCCACGACGTGAAGGCCCGCATCGAGGAGTTCTCGTCGCTGGCCGGGCATGAGCACATCCACAAGGGCATGACCTCGCGCGACCTCACCGAGAACGTCGAGCAGCTCCAGATCCTCTCCTCGCTCCAGCTCGTGCGCGGTCGTGCCGTCGCCGCGCTGGCCCGTCTCGCGCGCCTCGCCGTCGAGCACGAGACCACCGTCATGGCCGGCCGCTCCCACAACGTCGCCGCCCAGGCCACGACGCTCGGCAAGCGCTTCGCGACCGTCGCCGACGAGATGCTCGTCGCCTTCCAGCGACTCGAGGAGCTCATCGCGCGCTACCCGCTGCGTGGCATCAAGGGCCCGATGGGCACCGCGCAGGACATGCTCGACCTCCTGGACGGTGACGCCGACAAGCTCGCCGCGCTCGAGACCTCGGTCGCCAAGCACCTGGGCTTCGAGCACGTCTTCACCTCGGTCGGTCAGGTCTACCCCCGATCGCTCGACTTCGACGTCGTCGCCGCCCTCGTCCAGCTCGTCAGTGGGCCGTCCAACCTGACGACCACGATCCGCTTGATGGCCGGCAACGAGATCGTGACCGAGGGCTTCAAGGAGGGTCAGGTCGGCTCCTCGGCGATGCCGCACAAGATGAACTCCCGCTCCTCCGAGCGCGTCAACGGTCTCGCCGTGGTGCTCCGTGGCCACCTGTCGATGATCAGCGAGCTCGCCGGTGACCAGTGGAACGAGGGCGACGTCTCCGACTCCGTCGTACGCCGCGTGGCCCTGCCCGACGCCTTCTTCGCGACCGACGGGCTCTTCGAGACGTTCCTGACGATCCTCGACGAGTTCGGTGCCTTCCCGGCGGTGATCCAGCGCGAGCTCGACCGTTATCTGCCGTTCCTCGCCACCACGAAGGTCCTCATGGCCGCCGTGAAGCAGGGCGTCGGACGCGAGGTCGGGCACGAGGCGATCAAGGAGGCCGCCGTCGGCACCGCCCTCGACATGCGCAAGGGCCAGGCTCAGAACGACGTCTTCGAGCGCCTCGCCGCCGACGGCCGCCTCGGGCTGTCCCTCGACGAGCTGCATGCGCTGGTGAAGGAGCCGATCGAGTTCACCGGCGCCGCCGTCGCCCAGGTGCAGCTGGTCGCCTACCAGGTCGAGGAGGTGGCCGCGCGCTACCCCGACGCGGCGACGTACACACCCGGCGACATCCTCTAG